The following are encoded together in the Kwoniella europaea PYCC6329 chromosome 1, complete sequence genome:
- a CDS encoding aspartyl/glutamyl-tRNA(Asn/Gln) amidotransferase, B subunit gives MIILSRWGFARPISLSSCSYSLRRYASKAKAIEGENEWETIIGLEIHAQLKTGRKLFSPASTSYGEVPNTNVNLHDAAFPGTLPVLDLHAVRLSLITALALNCQINRRSTFDRKHYFYHDIPASYQITQHYNPLARNGKLQISQGENNAKRTFDVGIHQLQIEQDTAKSQTVGDNTLVDLNRAGTGLMEIVTEPDMRSAEEAGAFVRKLQGLLRRLGSGDGDMEKGNLRVDVNVSVHRYGTPFGTRCEIKNINSVRFLQAAIESERRRHIQHYLTSPTTPIKQETRGLNELTLETFSLRSKEEAMDYRYMPDSNLPAVVIDPEYLSGLRNELPEMPWQVVKRLTDTYGVQKRDVETLIGLDEYGFEGIRYYEDVIGQGVDKKIAKKAMNWIVHELLGQIGKLSIPWSPTLIPSSLMREMILLIEDGRITGTTGKSIIKHLISAPAPSSSKKVTLQDVLLNLGIDINENNESSIDIKMLCQQAIGNQPKSVADYKKGNEKVIMRLIGEVMKLSKGTADARKVKEELVELLKA, from the exons ATGATCATACTATCCAGATGGGGCTTCGCCAGGcctatctctctctcttcgtgCTCCTATAGCTTGAGGAGGTATGCTTCCAAAGCCAAGGCGATAGAAGGTGAAAACGAATGGGAGACGATAATAGGATTGGAGATTCATGCTCAGCTGAAAACTGGTAGAAAGTTATTCTCGC CCGCTTCGACCTCGTACGGTGAAGTACCAAATACAAACGTCAATTTACACGATGCTGCTTTCCCCGGCACCTTACCA GTCCTTGATCTACATGCGGTCAGATTGTCATTGATCACTGCTTTGGCGCTGAATTGTCAAATC AATCGACGATCAACATTCGATAGGAAACATTACTTCTATCATGATATACCGGCGTCATATCAGATAACACAGCATTACA ATCCACTCGCGAGGAATGGTAAATTGCAGATATCGCAAGGTGAGAACAATGCCAAGAGAACTTTCGATGTGGGGATACATCAATTGCAGATCGAACAG GATACAGCTAAAAGTCAGACTGTTGGAGATAATACACTTGTCGATCTCAATAGAGCAGGAACAGGGTTGATGGAAATTGTGACTGAACCAGACATGAG AtcagcagaagaagctggagcGTTCGTGAGGAAATTGCAAGGTCTATTGAGAAGATTAGGATCAGGTGATGGTGACATGGAGAAG GGTAATTTGAGAGTAGACGTAAATGTCTCCGTCCATCGATATGGTACACCTTTCGGAACGAGATGCGAGATCAAGAACATCAACTCAGTCAGGTTCCTACAAGCTGCTATAG AATCAGAGCGACGTAGGCATATCCAACATTATCTCACATCACCCACCACGCCTATCAAGCAAGAGACGAGAGGATTGAACGAATTGACATTGGAGACGTTTTCTCTGAGGTCAAAAGAGGAAGCTATGGATTATAGGTATATGCCTGATTCCAACTTACCTGCTGTGGTCATTGATCCC GAGTACCTCTCCGGGCTGAGAAACGAATTACCAGAAATGCCATGGCAAGTTGTCAAGCGATTGACTGATACGTACGGCGTCCAAAAGAGAGATGTGGAGACATTGATCGGATTAGACGAGTATGGGTTTGAGGGTATACGATATTATGAGGATGTAATTGGGCAAGGAGTGGACAAGAAGATTGCTAAGAAAGCTATGAATTG GATCGTTCATGAACTCCTCGGTCAAATTGGAAAACTATCCATTCCCTGGTCACCTACTCtcataccatcatccttGATGCGGGAGATGATACTGTTAATCGAAGATGGTAGAATAACAGGAACGACTGGAAAATCAATCATAaaacatctcatctctgCCCCAGCTCCTTCTTCCAGCAAGAAGGTGACTCTTCAAGACGTACTATTGAATTTAGGAATTGATATCAATGAGAATAACGAATCATCAATTGATATCAAGATGTTATGTCAACAAGCTATAGGCAACCAACCAAAGTCCGTTGCAGATTATAAAAAAGGGAATGAAAAAGTCATAATGAGGTTGATAGGTGAGGTTATGAAGTTGAGTAAAGGTACGGCGGACGCtaggaaagtgaaagaagagtTGGTAGAGTTATTGAAGGCATGA
- a CDS encoding ribosomal protein S21, which produces MSFLFRTSLRAAASSTPSSSRLTLPALSMTMRHNSTIPTSSSSGESSPPRSGELFSPPPSSSSSSSNSKNLFQSNGFSKLKFDPISFPASEGKGQGEDSDGEAWWRQLSKNAKTGFPTTPSTGRSIVVSRGGDFQTSYKRLQGLLRQSNLKKELRLQEYHEKPSVRRRRLISERHRRRFKEMVRTKVQQVVSMRNRG; this is translated from the exons aTGTCATTCCTCTTTCGAACATCCTTACGAGCAGCCGCCTCCTCaaccccatcttcatctcgaCTAACCCTCCCAGCTCTATCCATGACTATGCGTCACAACTCTACCAttccaacttcctcttcctcggGTGAATCATCCCCACCTAGATCAGGCGAACTAttttcacctcctccttcttcttcttcttcttcgtcgaatAGTAAAAATCTGTTTCAATCAAATGGATTCTCCAAATTGAAATTCGATCCAATCTCATTTCCAGCAAGTGAAGGAAAgggacaaggagaagatagtGATGGAGAAGCATGGTGGAGACAATTAAGTAAAAATGCCAAGACAGGTTTCCCCACTACTCCCTCGACAGGTCGATCGATAGTCGTTTCGAGAGGTGGAGATTTTCAAACTTCTTATAAGAGATTACAAGGTTTGCTCAGACAGAGTAATTtaaagaaggaattgagatTACAGGAATATCATGAGAAGCCTTCtgtgaggagaaggaggttgattAGTGAGAGACATAGAAGGAGGTTTAAGGAGATG GTACGAACAAAAGTACAGCAAGTAGTATCGATGAGGAACAGAGGATAA